A region of Desulfovibrio sp. DNA encodes the following proteins:
- a CDS encoding hemerythrin family protein, whose amino-acid sequence MPIVEWDESMSIGLYLIDEQHRELVVLINSIGDAIERSASQTEISRFIRKFYNYTITHFQTEESLMDHATYPEYFTQVKEHLECSMKALEFHRRFVHDHDFDLKEFLDYIVVWFVKHTTGIDQTLAKHLLDRGLSDRLRTD is encoded by the coding sequence ATGCCGATAGTCGAGTGGGACGAGAGCATGTCGATCGGGCTGTACCTGATAGATGAGCAGCACCGGGAACTCGTGGTCTTGATAAACAGCATCGGCGACGCCATCGAACGCAGCGCGAGTCAGACAGAGATATCGAGATTCATCAGAAAGTTTTATAATTATACAATCACCCACTTCCAAACCGAAGAGTCCCTCATGGATCACGCCACATATCCGGAATACTTCACCCAGGTGAAGGAGCATCTGGAGTGTTCCATGAAAGCGCTCGAATTCCACCGGCGGTTCGTTCACGACCATGACTTCGATCTGAAAGAGTTCTTAGACTACATCGTGGTCTGGTTCGTGAAACACACCACCGGAATTGACCAAACCCTGGCCAAGCATCTGCTGGATCGCGGCCTGTCGGACAGGTTGCGGACCGATTGA
- a CDS encoding glycosyltransferase: protein MPDAPRVLLVTSRFFLLGEVMAAFDRMGVAYRYLDTGGDELVLDDYLRTLVTTIKEFRPHFALTVNHLGVDHEGVLTGLLSRLDIPLASWFVDNPALALALYSDPAAKRTAVFTWDADNMEPLRAQGFEHVFYLPLATDELRFVPPPAPLPQDHPWRADVSFVGNSMVIKTGKRLLYANPGERLLGAVSELARAFGQHPEWSVRAFIADHFPQLVEDFEALGTPQRQLAFETAVIWESTRQYREECLGKVMEFSPVIVGDAGWLQTFADEGRRWRRLPELAYYDQLPGFYPLSKLNFNCTSLQMKGAVNQRVFDVPACGAFLLTDHRAQMERLFEPGREVAVYSHPGEIPDMVRHYLAHQGERDRIAKAARERVLAEHTYVIRMGQLLDVMRTTFT, encoded by the coding sequence ATGCCTGATGCTCCCAGGGTGCTTCTGGTCACCAGCCGCTTCTTTCTCTTGGGCGAGGTCATGGCGGCCTTCGACCGCATGGGCGTCGCCTACCGCTACCTGGATACCGGCGGCGACGAACTCGTGCTGGATGACTATCTTAGGACCCTGGTCACGACCATAAAGGAGTTCAGGCCCCATTTCGCCCTTACGGTCAACCACCTGGGGGTGGACCACGAAGGGGTGCTCACAGGGCTTCTTTCGCGGCTGGACATCCCCCTGGCGTCCTGGTTCGTGGACAATCCCGCCCTGGCCCTGGCCCTGTACTCCGACCCGGCTGCAAAACGCACCGCAGTCTTCACCTGGGACGCCGACAACATGGAGCCCTTGCGGGCCCAAGGCTTCGAACACGTTTTCTACCTCCCGCTGGCCACGGATGAACTCCGGTTCGTCCCTCCACCCGCTCCCTTGCCTCAGGATCATCCTTGGCGTGCCGATGTGAGCTTTGTGGGCAATTCCATGGTGATAAAAACAGGCAAACGCCTTCTTTATGCCAATCCGGGCGAAAGGCTCCTGGGTGCCGTGTCCGAGCTGGCCAGGGCTTTCGGGCAGCATCCGGAATGGAGCGTCAGGGCCTTCATTGCCGACCATTTCCCTCAACTGGTGGAGGATTTCGAGGCGCTTGGCACGCCTCAGCGCCAGCTGGCCTTCGAAACCGCCGTCATCTGGGAGTCCACGCGTCAGTATCGTGAGGAGTGCCTGGGCAAGGTGATGGAGTTTTCTCCGGTCATAGTGGGTGATGCCGGGTGGCTCCAGACCTTCGCGGACGAGGGGCGCAGGTGGCGCAGGCTTCCGGAGCTGGCCTACTACGACCAGCTCCCTGGGTTTTATCCTCTCTCCAAATTGAATTTCAACTGCACCAGCCTGCAAATGAAGGGGGCGGTGAACCAGCGCGTGTTCGACGTTCCCGCCTGCGGCGCTTTTTTGCTGACCGACCACCGGGCCCAGATGGAGCGGCTTTTCGAACCCGGCAGGGAGGTCGCCGTGTACTCGCACCCCGGAGAGATTCCGGACATGGTGAGACATTACCTGGCTCATCAAGGCGAACGCGACAGAATAGCGAAGGCGGCCAGGGAACGGGTGCTGGCCGAACATACATATGTGATCCGGATGGGACAGCTTTTGGACGTGATGCGGACCACGTTCACCTGA
- a CDS encoding STAS domain-containing protein: protein MENLTWIHKGESLMGKYSGEITMEITQSFKREVEKVLEDGTSSLLVLDLSEISFMDSSGIGFLVACNTRLQSSGKTLVLFSPSAQVRKTLELVQLMEFFKVVENQQELDVLTGK from the coding sequence GTGGAAAACCTGACCTGGATTCACAAGGGCGAAAGCCTCATGGGGAAGTATTCCGGCGAGATCACCATGGAGATCACCCAGTCCTTCAAGCGTGAGGTGGAGAAGGTTCTTGAGGACGGCACGTCTTCTCTTCTGGTGTTGGATCTTTCCGAGATAAGCTTCATGGATTCCTCGGGCATCGGTTTCCTGGTTGCGTGCAACACCCGGTTGCAGTCTTCGGGTAAAACCCTGGTGCTTTTTTCCCCTAGCGCGCAGGTAAGAAAGACCCTTGAGCTCGTACAGCTCATGGAATTTTTCAAGGTGGTAGAGAATCAGCAGGAACTGGACGTTCTGACCGGGAAGTGA
- a CDS encoding SpoIIE family protein phosphatase: protein MTSEDIRVLVVDDSKTVLRLLTYILGQQYRLQSAEDGHEAIEAHATFKPDVIILDMNMPVKSGLEVMQHIRGVAQDHEVQIIVLTAQDTKALKAKAFAAGANDFLGKPFDREELLARVGAAARQVNLNRRLRQAYERISREIDLVAGLQRRLLPDCTPLLGENTVECLYRPSGRASGDYYDFFTLPDGTMRVVVADVSGHGARAAFLMAVVRTLVRVSQTHYLSLGETLSLASHHLLSSIGEEPDFVTLAAADIDPNTCTLTYVNAGHCPPLLWSDGKPQWLDPTGSVLGFFEQEFKTRTISFTKPAGLFLYTDGWYEWRGLEREIFGLENFKLLAENLLSSGRFTLQTLLENLCGERSGPVFIDDVTALWVNVGSPLTRVFKGISSASASRSLAKDAVAVVGEYISDPDILHDLDIVLTEACANVSRHAYQGGEGALEVRLRLHPGRSVEFEVADWGKGFGDNVSFKNAAPESECGRGMFIICKLSDVCELKRRGSENVLRVVKLIRKDLWKT, encoded by the coding sequence ATGACCTCCGAGGACATCCGCGTCCTGGTGGTGGACGACTCCAAAACAGTCCTTCGTCTGCTCACCTACATTCTTGGGCAGCAGTACCGGCTCCAGTCTGCCGAAGACGGTCACGAGGCCATCGAGGCCCACGCCACCTTCAAGCCCGATGTGATCATCCTGGACATGAACATGCCCGTCAAGTCCGGCTTGGAAGTGATGCAGCACATCCGGGGGGTGGCCCAGGACCACGAAGTGCAGATCATCGTGCTCACGGCCCAGGACACCAAGGCTCTCAAGGCCAAGGCCTTCGCCGCCGGGGCCAACGATTTTCTGGGCAAGCCCTTCGACCGGGAGGAACTCCTGGCCCGGGTGGGAGCCGCCGCCAGACAGGTGAATCTGAACAGGCGGCTCAGGCAGGCGTATGAGCGCATAAGCCGCGAGATTGACTTGGTGGCCGGGCTGCAGAGGCGGCTTTTGCCGGACTGCACTCCGCTTTTGGGGGAGAACACGGTGGAGTGCCTCTACCGCCCTTCGGGCAGGGCCAGCGGCGACTACTACGACTTCTTTACTCTTCCCGACGGAACCATGCGGGTCGTCGTGGCGGACGTGTCCGGGCACGGGGCGCGGGCCGCCTTTCTCATGGCCGTGGTGCGAACCCTGGTGCGCGTCTCCCAAACCCACTATCTCTCCCTGGGGGAAACGCTCTCCCTGGCCAGCCACCATCTTTTGTCATCCATCGGTGAGGAACCGGACTTCGTGACCCTGGCCGCGGCGGACATCGATCCCAACACGTGCACGCTGACCTACGTCAACGCGGGGCACTGCCCACCGCTCTTGTGGAGTGACGGCAAACCCCAATGGCTTGACCCGACCGGGTCGGTGCTGGGCTTTTTCGAACAGGAATTCAAAACCCGAACCATCTCTTTCACCAAACCGGCCGGGCTTTTTCTTTATACGGACGGCTGGTACGAGTGGCGGGGGCTGGAACGGGAGATTTTCGGCCTGGAGAACTTCAAGCTGCTCGCCGAAAACCTCCTGTCTTCCGGCCGTTTCACTCTGCAGACTCTTCTGGAAAATTTATGCGGCGAGCGGTCCGGGCCGGTGTTCATCGATGACGTGACAGCCCTGTGGGTCAACGTGGGCAGCCCTTTGACCCGGGTGTTCAAGGGGATATCCTCTGCATCCGCCAGCCGGAGCTTGGCCAAGGACGCCGTTGCGGTTGTGGGCGAATACATATCCGACCCGGACATCCTTCACGATCTGGACATTGTGCTCACCGAGGCCTGCGCAAACGTCAGCCGGCATGCGTACCAAGGAGGCGAAGGAGCCTTGGAGGTGCGTCTGCGTCTGCATCCTGGCCGTTCGGTCGAGTTCGAGGTGGCGGATTGGGGCAAGGGCTTCGGCGACAACGTGAGCTTCAAGAACGCCGCTCCCGAGTCGGAATGCGGCCGTGGAATGTTCATCATCTGTAAACTTTCCGATGTCTGCGAACTCAAACGCCGCGGCAGCGAAAACGTCCTGCGCGTGGTCAAACTGATTAGGAAGGACCTGTGGAAAACCTGA
- a CDS encoding D-tyrosyl-tRNA(Tyr) deacylase — protein MRLLIQRVAGASVEVSGACVASISKGFLVFAGFGPDDGPQAPESPWWRAMVEKLPKLRIFADEAGKMNLNLSEASGELLLVSQFTLYADCRKGLRPSFSSAAPPEVARSLFDRLCSDMEALLPGRVKTGVFGADMSVALTNCGPVTIMLDSRDFA, from the coding sequence ATGAGGCTTCTTATCCAGCGTGTGGCCGGGGCCTCGGTGGAGGTGTCGGGCGCGTGCGTGGCCTCCATATCCAAGGGGTTTCTTGTGTTTGCCGGGTTCGGGCCGGACGACGGCCCGCAGGCCCCTGAATCCCCGTGGTGGAGGGCCATGGTGGAAAAGCTCCCAAAACTGCGGATCTTTGCCGACGAAGCAGGCAAGATGAACCTGAATCTTTCCGAGGCATCCGGCGAGCTTCTGCTTGTGTCCCAATTCACCTTGTACGCCGATTGCCGCAAGGGACTTCGTCCTTCCTTCTCCTCAGCCGCCCCCCCTGAAGTGGCCAGGAGTCTTTTCGACCGCCTGTGCTCCGATATGGAAGCGCTCCTGCCAGGCCGGGTGAAAACCGGTGTTTTCGGGGCGGACATGTCTGTTGCCCTCACCAACTGCGGCCCTGTGACCATCATGCTCGACAGCAGGGACTTCGCTTGA
- the queD gene encoding 6-carboxytetrahydropterin synthase QueD — MRRGVFRLSITDEFSSSHCLRNYDGPCEALHGHNFVVEAVFQGERLTHDTEMLMDFKDLKGFLKQVLDKLDHTHLNNVPYFQRRNPTAENLARYIYWELGRLLEGLPAGIHEVSVFEKSTSKATYSEVS; from the coding sequence ATGCGTCGTGGCGTGTTCAGGCTGTCCATCACCGACGAATTCTCCTCCTCGCACTGTCTGCGTAACTACGACGGACCCTGCGAGGCGCTGCATGGACACAACTTCGTGGTCGAAGCCGTGTTCCAGGGTGAACGCCTCACCCATGACACGGAGATGCTCATGGATTTCAAGGACCTCAAGGGTTTTTTGAAACAGGTTCTGGACAAACTGGATCATACCCATTTGAACAACGTTCCCTATTTTCAGCGCCGCAATCCCACGGCCGAGAATCTGGCCCGCTACATTTACTGGGAGCTGGGAAGGCTCCTTGAGGGGTTGCCCGCCGGAATACACGAGGTGAGCGTTTTCGAGAAGTCCACAAGCAAGGCCACCTATTCCGAGGTGTCATGA
- the dnaE gene encoding DNA polymerase III subunit alpha, whose protein sequence is MSDFVHLHCHTEYSLLDGAIRIGDLVKRAKEFGCPAAAITDHGNMHGALVFYEYCKKAGIKPIVGCEVYVAKGGRAEKNARSPRDAGYHLVLLAQNLTGFRNLLKLSSEGYLSGFHYKPRVDKALLAAHGEGIIALSACLKGEIHQALLKEGMDAGREMARQYMSLFPDRLYLELQANDLPEQAQLNKMVIELADEMKLPLVATNDCHYLEAGDAAAHDVLLCIQTQAQVDDEKRMRFTTQELYYRSPAEMAVAFPELPQALANTCEIAERIDLELDLKTHHFPVYEVPQGKTLDDEMADMARKGLTERLAKMKLPPDDEKRYWDRLDYELDVIAKMGFPGYFLIVQDFINWAKNQGIPVGPGRGSAAGSLVAFALRITNLDPLPYDLLFERFLNIERISLPDIDVDFCERRRAEVIRYVSEKYGRDSVAQITTFGTMKAKAVVRDVGRALGMSYGETDRIAKLIPEDLKMTIDKALNMEPELAVLVDQDPQIARLIDVSRRLEGLSRHASTHAAGVVISDKAMTEYVPLYQGKNQEIVTQWDMKRVEKIGLVKFDFLGLKTMTVIQDALDIIREMGHEPPDLDNLPLTDEETYKLFSRGDTDGIFQVESDGMRKYLRQLKPNCFEDIIAMLALYRPGPLGSGMVQEFIDRKHGIVEVKYPHPDLEPVLKPTYGVIVYQEQVMQIAQVLSGYSLGEGDLLRRAMGKKNPEEMAKQRTRFLEGTQKKGIPDAQANEIFDLMEKFAEYGFNKSHSAAYALISYHTAFLKTHFPVAFMAALITSDIENQDKVLKYISDCTDRDIEVLPPDVNLSMRHFSVKEDKIVYGLAGIKNVGGEAINEIVREREENGPYESLVDLTSRVNLRKTTKRVLEFLIKAGAMDSFGAPRACLAAGLDKAVAQGQKRAEDKNSGQFSLMSLAPVPKSKSTGIGLNCEEALVPEWGHEELMAKEKEALGFYLTSHPLKVYARDIRRMGIKTLSECKGYTPDSEVTVAAVITTKKEHITKKGDKMAFCGLEDIAGDGEAIFFPEAFAKCRDLLAGDQPLLITAKIGKENEEPGDHPVKLKLVVQSARSLSEAVAAGDEPLEVRVEANACRTLAGLKEIFNKYPGPAKVRLRLVFDDLECLAGLSEDLSVGPCPEFWQAVDDCLASEASKATA, encoded by the coding sequence ATGTCTGATTTCGTGCATCTTCATTGCCATACAGAATATTCCCTGCTCGACGGTGCCATACGCATCGGAGATCTCGTCAAACGCGCCAAGGAATTCGGGTGCCCGGCAGCGGCCATAACCGACCACGGCAACATGCACGGCGCTCTGGTGTTCTACGAATACTGCAAGAAGGCCGGCATAAAGCCCATCGTGGGCTGCGAGGTCTATGTGGCCAAGGGCGGCCGGGCCGAGAAGAACGCCCGCTCCCCGCGCGACGCCGGGTACCATCTTGTCCTGCTGGCCCAGAACCTGACTGGATTCAGGAATCTCCTCAAGCTTTCCTCAGAGGGGTATCTTTCCGGCTTCCATTACAAACCCAGGGTGGACAAAGCCCTGCTGGCAGCGCACGGCGAAGGGATCATCGCCCTGTCAGCCTGCCTGAAGGGCGAAATTCATCAGGCTCTGCTTAAGGAAGGCATGGACGCCGGGCGCGAGATGGCCCGCCAGTACATGTCGCTTTTCCCGGACCGGCTCTACCTGGAACTCCAGGCCAACGACCTGCCCGAGCAGGCCCAGCTCAATAAGATGGTCATTGAGCTGGCCGACGAGATGAAGCTCCCCTTGGTGGCCACCAACGACTGCCATTACCTGGAAGCCGGAGACGCAGCGGCCCACGACGTGCTCCTGTGCATCCAGACCCAGGCCCAGGTGGATGACGAGAAGCGCATGCGCTTCACAACCCAGGAGCTCTACTACCGCTCCCCGGCTGAAATGGCCGTAGCCTTTCCCGAGCTTCCCCAGGCCCTGGCCAACACCTGTGAGATTGCCGAGCGCATTGACCTGGAGCTTGATCTCAAAACCCACCATTTTCCTGTATACGAGGTGCCCCAGGGCAAGACCCTGGACGACGAGATGGCGGACATGGCGCGCAAGGGCCTCACCGAGCGCCTGGCCAAGATGAAGCTCCCCCCCGACGATGAGAAGCGTTACTGGGACCGTTTGGACTATGAGCTGGACGTCATCGCCAAGATGGGCTTCCCAGGGTATTTCCTCATCGTTCAGGACTTCATCAACTGGGCCAAGAACCAGGGCATCCCCGTTGGTCCGGGACGCGGCTCGGCGGCCGGGTCGCTTGTGGCTTTCGCGCTTCGCATCACCAACCTGGACCCCCTTCCCTACGATCTTCTTTTCGAGCGTTTCCTCAATATCGAACGCATCTCCTTGCCTGATATCGACGTGGACTTCTGCGAGCGCCGCCGCGCCGAGGTCATACGCTACGTGTCCGAGAAGTACGGGCGAGATTCCGTGGCCCAGATAACCACCTTCGGCACCATGAAGGCCAAGGCCGTGGTCCGCGACGTGGGCCGGGCGCTCGGCATGAGCTACGGCGAGACCGACCGCATAGCCAAGCTCATCCCCGAAGACCTGAAGATGACCATCGACAAGGCCCTCAACATGGAGCCGGAACTCGCCGTACTCGTGGACCAGGATCCTCAGATCGCAAGGCTCATCGACGTGTCGCGCCGTCTGGAAGGGCTTTCCCGCCATGCCTCCACCCACGCAGCCGGGGTGGTCATCTCGGACAAGGCCATGACCGAGTACGTTCCTCTCTATCAGGGCAAGAACCAGGAAATAGTCACCCAGTGGGACATGAAGCGGGTGGAGAAGATCGGCCTGGTCAAGTTCGACTTCCTGGGTCTTAAAACCATGACCGTGATCCAGGACGCCCTGGACATCATCAGGGAGATGGGTCACGAGCCGCCGGACCTGGACAACCTGCCCCTGACGGACGAGGAAACCTACAAGCTCTTTTCCAGGGGCGACACCGACGGCATCTTCCAGGTGGAATCCGACGGCATGCGCAAGTATCTGCGCCAGCTCAAGCCCAACTGCTTCGAGGACATCATCGCCATGCTGGCCCTGTACCGTCCGGGCCCCTTGGGGTCGGGCATGGTGCAGGAGTTCATCGACCGCAAGCACGGCATAGTGGAGGTGAAATACCCCCACCCGGACCTGGAGCCGGTGCTCAAGCCCACCTACGGAGTCATCGTGTACCAGGAGCAGGTCATGCAGATCGCCCAGGTGCTCTCGGGATACTCCCTGGGAGAGGGCGACCTGCTGCGCCGGGCCATGGGCAAGAAAAACCCCGAGGAAATGGCCAAGCAGCGCACGCGTTTTCTGGAGGGAACCCAGAAGAAGGGCATTCCGGACGCCCAGGCCAATGAAATCTTCGACCTCATGGAGAAGTTCGCCGAGTACGGGTTCAACAAATCCCACTCGGCGGCCTACGCGCTCATCTCCTACCACACGGCCTTTTTGAAGACCCACTTCCCCGTGGCCTTCATGGCCGCGCTGATCACGTCCGACATTGAAAACCAGGACAAGGTCCTGAAGTACATTTCCGACTGCACGGACCGCGACATCGAGGTGCTGCCCCCGGACGTGAACCTCTCCATGCGCCATTTCAGCGTGAAGGAAGACAAGATCGTCTACGGCCTGGCTGGCATCAAGAACGTGGGCGGCGAAGCCATAAATGAGATCGTGCGCGAGCGCGAGGAGAACGGGCCCTATGAAAGCCTGGTGGACCTGACCTCCAGGGTGAATCTGCGCAAAACCACCAAGCGGGTGCTGGAGTTTCTCATAAAGGCCGGAGCCATGGACAGCTTCGGCGCGCCGCGGGCATGCCTGGCCGCCGGGCTGGACAAGGCCGTGGCCCAGGGCCAGAAGCGGGCCGAGGACAAGAATTCCGGCCAGTTTTCGCTCATGAGCCTGGCCCCGGTGCCCAAGTCCAAGAGCACGGGCATCGGCCTGAACTGCGAGGAGGCCCTGGTGCCCGAGTGGGGGCACGAGGAACTCATGGCCAAGGAAAAGGAGGCCCTGGGCTTCTACCTCACCAGCCATCCGCTCAAGGTCTACGCGCGCGACATCAGGCGCATGGGCATAAAGACCCTTTCCGAGTGCAAGGGATACACTCCGGACAGCGAAGTGACCGTGGCCGCCGTGATCACCACCAAGAAAGAGCACATCACCAAGAAGGGCGACAAGATGGCCTTCTGCGGCCTGGAGGACATCGCTGGCGACGGCGAAGCCATCTTCTTCCCGGAGGCCTTCGCCAAATGCCGGGACCTTCTGGCCGGAGACCAGCCGCTTCTCATCACCGCCAAGATCGGCAAGGAGAACGAGGAGCCCGGCGACCACCCGGTGAAGCTCAAGCTGGTGGTGCAGTCCGCCCGGTCGCTTTCCGAGGCCGTTGCCGCAGGCGACGAACCTCTGGAGGTGAGGGTGGAGGCCAACGCCTGCCGCACCCTTGCGGGACTCAAGGAAATCTTTAATAAGTATCCAGGTCCAGCCAAGGTCAGGCTGCGTCTGGTTTTCGACGATTTGGAATGTCTGGCCGGGCTCTCCGAGGACCTCTCGGTGGGGCCTTGTCCGGAATTCTGGCAAGCCGTGGACGACTGCCTGGCCTCTGAGGCAAGCAAGGCCACGGCTTAA
- the tssA gene encoding type VI secretion system protein TssA, which produces MDIQDVGKTPISAAQPAGIDPSYEPEFEQLQAEIDKLSMPSANKQGIDWENVLKLSETILTTKGKHLPTAAYMAVALLKKNAIPGLADGVNLLADVTTTYWDTLFPPKNRMRGRANAIGWFRDQVQAFVDAFTTDSTFPQDVVQRLVSGFDTLDKFVAENVPDGPGLRDLLEFAKRLPVETPKEEAPPAPETGNDVQQTAQPVAQAQPRPASSAPSQPARPADPAASLEACLGQMVSTAAVLLEADASDPRAYVLNRLGAWIKVDGLPPADKGQTMIPAPDESIKSSIAQLVSGRQYEEAARRAESQVPVYLFWLDLSRLSAQALDSLGAKGAPALDSLKAQTALYVARLKGIEAMSFSDGTPFADAETRTWLKSIALGAGSSMEAASSDSPLGKAFESAQALAAQKKFVDAVTTLQEALRQSRSGRERFDCLIAIAGMLSQSGRADLAGPNIDELLSLIDQYKLEQWEPDTALRALLAAYDVLSLDVSDEGKSHTRQVLSRIARINPAAAMRVSG; this is translated from the coding sequence ATGGACATACAAGACGTTGGCAAAACCCCCATTTCCGCCGCTCAGCCGGCCGGAATCGATCCCTCCTATGAACCGGAGTTCGAACAGCTTCAGGCCGAGATAGACAAGCTTTCCATGCCCTCGGCGAACAAGCAGGGTATCGACTGGGAAAATGTTCTCAAACTCTCGGAGACCATCCTCACCACCAAAGGCAAGCACCTGCCCACAGCCGCGTACATGGCCGTGGCGCTTCTGAAGAAAAACGCCATCCCAGGTCTGGCGGACGGAGTGAACCTGCTGGCGGACGTGACCACCACCTACTGGGATACCCTTTTTCCCCCCAAGAACCGCATGCGTGGCCGGGCCAACGCCATAGGTTGGTTCAGAGACCAGGTGCAGGCCTTTGTGGATGCCTTCACCACGGATTCCACCTTTCCTCAGGACGTGGTGCAACGGCTGGTCTCGGGGTTCGATACCCTGGACAAGTTCGTGGCCGAGAACGTACCGGACGGCCCGGGGCTCCGCGATCTGCTGGAATTCGCCAAGCGCCTTCCCGTGGAGACTCCCAAGGAGGAGGCGCCGCCAGCACCCGAAACCGGAAACGACGTCCAACAAACAGCGCAGCCTGTCGCCCAGGCTCAACCGCGCCCGGCCAGCTCCGCTCCTTCACAGCCAGCCAGACCTGCGGATCCGGCCGCCAGCCTGGAGGCCTGCCTTGGCCAGATGGTTTCCACCGCGGCAGTTCTATTGGAAGCCGATGCCAGCGATCCCAGGGCCTATGTGCTGAACCGTCTCGGGGCATGGATCAAGGTGGACGGGCTCCCTCCCGCGGACAAGGGCCAGACCATGATCCCGGCGCCCGACGAGAGCATCAAATCCTCCATCGCCCAGTTGGTCTCAGGCAGGCAGTACGAGGAAGCCGCGCGCCGGGCAGAATCGCAGGTGCCGGTGTATCTCTTCTGGCTGGACCTTTCCCGCCTGTCCGCCCAGGCCCTGGATTCACTTGGCGCCAAAGGGGCCCCGGCCCTGGATTCGCTCAAGGCCCAGACCGCGCTCTACGTCGCGCGGCTCAAGGGCATCGAAGCCATGAGCTTCTCGGACGGGACGCCCTTTGCCGACGCCGAAACAAGAACCTGGCTCAAGTCCATCGCTCTGGGGGCAGGCTCCTCCATGGAAGCCGCGTCTTCGGATTCGCCCCTGGGCAAGGCGTTTGAGTCGGCCCAGGCCCTGGCGGCGCAGAAAAAATTCGTCGACGCCGTGACCACCCTGCAGGAGGCGCTCAGGCAATCCCGGTCAGGCCGGGAACGCTTCGACTGCCTCATCGCCATTGCCGGAATGCTTTCCCAGTCCGGCCGGGCAGACCTGGCCGGGCCGAACATCGACGAGCTCCTAAGCCTTATCGACCAGTACAAGCTGGAACAGTGGGAGCCGGACACGGCTCTGCGCGCGCTGCTGGCCGCTTACGACGTGTTGTCCCTGGACGTGAGCGACGAAGGCAAGTCCCATACGCGCCAGGTGCTGTCGCGCATCGCCAGGATCAATCCGGCGGCGGCCATGCGGGTGAGCGGGTAG
- the modA gene encoding molybdate ABC transporter substrate-binding protein — MKKFFVLPMLLFTMVLGSSAEIWAQSVTVSGAASLTAAFTGIKQAFEKANPGFTVHTNFAASGALLAQIEAGAPVDVFASADQETMDRAQAKDLIVKESRKDFVANSLVLARPKTGGGKVTSLQDLSKPEVARIGMGQPETVPVGRYTREALMAAGLWDSLQQKLIFGNNVKQVLDYLTRAEVDAGFVFATDAMIAKDSVEMVAAIPTKSPVLYPLAIVQTSKDKQAAEAFVQFVLSSEGQAILAKYGFQKP; from the coding sequence ATGAAGAAATTTTTCGTGCTGCCCATGCTCTTGTTCACGATGGTGTTGGGTTCGTCCGCTGAAATTTGGGCTCAATCGGTGACCGTGTCCGGAGCCGCGAGCCTGACAGCCGCCTTTACCGGGATCAAACAGGCCTTCGAAAAGGCCAACCCGGGGTTCACGGTGCACACCAACTTTGCGGCCTCCGGGGCGCTTTTGGCCCAGATAGAGGCGGGAGCTCCTGTGGACGTGTTCGCTTCCGCTGACCAGGAGACCATGGACCGCGCCCAAGCAAAGGATTTGATCGTGAAGGAATCCCGGAAGGATTTCGTGGCCAACTCCCTGGTGCTGGCCAGGCCCAAGACTGGCGGGGGCAAGGTGACCTCCCTGCAGGATTTGAGCAAGCCGGAGGTGGCGCGCATCGGCATGGGACAGCCGGAGACCGTGCCGGTCGGGCGCTACACCCGCGAAGCGCTCATGGCAGCTGGATTGTGGGACTCCCTGCAGCAAAAACTTATTTTCGGAAACAACGTGAAACAGGTGTTGGATTATCTTACCCGGGCCGAGGTGGACGCGGGCTTCGTGTTCGCAACGGACGCCATGATAGCCAAAGACTCTGTTGAGATGGTGGCGGCAATACCCACCAAATCTCCGGTACTGTATCCCCTGGCCATTGTTCAGACCTCGAAAGACAAGCAGGCTGCTGAAGCCTTTGTTCAGTTCGTGTTGAGTTCAGAAGGGCAGGCCATATTGGCCAAATACGGATTCCAAAAGCCTTAG